The DNA segment TGAAAATACTGGAAAGGGCAGAACAAGTCTATCGGTCAAAGAAATGTTTGAGCAAATATATATGAACAGTCAGTTATTGACACTGCTTTTTGTAAATAGTATGACCTCAATGAGCATGTTTGCAATATCGGCCTTACTATCATATTACTACAAATATGTTATAGGAAACCTAGACATGATTTCAGTTCACCTTTTCTTTATGTCTTTATCAAGCTTTGCAGGCAGCTTAATAGCTCCGGTTATCGTAAAAAAGCTTGGTAAAAAGCCAACATTTATATTTTCGACATCGATTAATGGGATAGCTTATATAATATTACGTCTGACCGGTGGCAGGGATCCTGCGATATTTATTGCACTTGTGAGCTTAGGTGCTCTTTTAGGTGCAAGTGGAATGTCTATTGGCCCTGCGCTTTATTCTGATACGGTTGAATATGGAAGATGGAAAACAGGAAAAGACGGAAGGGCATTTATAATGTCAATGTTTTCAATGCCTATAAAAATAGGCGTTGCACTAAGCGGAGCAGTTGTAGGTTACGGCCTTGCCTTAATCGGTTACGATCCTACAGCGGAAGTGACTGCTGAGCTTGTGAATGGTATAGTTAATTTAACTACATTAATACCAATAATATGTGCAATAGTATCTGCATTGCTGTTTGCTTTATTTTATAAGCTTACTGATGAAAAAGTGGTAGAATCAATAAAATTAAACGAAGAAAATTAAGAATTTATAATTATTACACAATAAATAGACCATTACAAATTTAACGGTTGTGTAAGTTTTTCTGATAAAACCATTTTAGAAATCTGACAAATATTAATATGGGAGGTTTTTTCATGAATGCACAACAATTAAAAGAGTATCGCACCCAGTTATACAAAGATGTATACTCTGGTATTATTCCGGATAGATTTCCGGTACACGATGGTTTGAGTGCTGAATATTTAATAGAATATGCAGGTAAAGACTTTCTAACAACACAATATCAATACACAACTGAGATACTGGAAGAAATCGGCGAAAAGGCAATGGAACTAGTACGTGGTGACAGCTTCTCATTGGCTTGGGTTAGAAATCCGATTTCACTTATGTTTCAAAAGTCAAAGGCATTTGTGATGAGTAAGACTGGATTTTTTCAACACCCTGAGGTTTCCGGTTTTGAACCGGAAGAATATGATGAGTTTATCCGTAATCCTTTTGATTTTATGGTGGAAAAAATTGCGCCCAGGTTAAACCCTGCATTAGACACAGATCCAATTTCACGTAGTGTTATCTTTGCAAGTGCCGTTCTCGCTCAAATGGAACATCAGCGAGTATTTGACGTGGCTAATAACATGTTAGCCGAGAAATATGGTTTTTTTATAGCGCCTCCGGGAACAGTAGGACTTCAACTAATTCCATTTGATTTTTTGGCTGACTTTAGCCGAGGCTTTACTAAGATAGTTTTAGATATCAAGCGCTATCCGGAAAAAGTGCTTGAAGCACTGGAAGCATTGGTTCCATATGCTATTTGGCTTGGCAGAACTCCTAAGACTTCAATATTGGGTGCCAATATGATCATGACCCATATGGCAACATTTTTAAACCGAAAGGATTTTGAAAAATTTTACTGGCCGACATTTTATAAGCTCTGTCATATTTGTGCGGAAAGAGGGCAGTCCATGTCCATTTTTTGTGAGGATGACTGGACTCGCTATATTGAGTATCTGCAGGAACTGCCGCAGGGGACACGTCTTCTCATGGAATACGGTGACCCGCAAAAGTTTAAAGACAAACTTGGGAAAAAGATGGTGCTCAGTGGTTTTTACCCTGTATCTTTGTTAAAAACGGGAACTAAACAGCAGTGTATTGACAAAGCAAAAGAGCTAATCGATATATTAGCTCCAGGCGGGAATTATATATTTGGGTTTGATAAACAAGCATTAAGATTATCCGATATAAATCCGGAAAATTATGTGGCTGTTATGGAATACGTGCTAGATAACTCTAAATATACCAATGCAGGTCAACCTGTTACAACTGCTAAGAGAGAAGATTCGATTGTAAAATTCTCACATACTTATCCTGAATTTAAATCAAAATATATCG comes from the Tepidanaerobacter acetatoxydans Re1 genome and includes:
- a CDS encoding MFS transporter codes for the protein MIAVEPKKVTSKLINSYGLVDFTFNLMMMVAVSYYAYFLTDIAMISAATMGTILLIARICDMISVPITGGIIQSAQLKWGQFRSWILVAPPFTCIFFILMFTNPSFDPAIKAIFLGTCYVIAHVCVNLAYNAHMGMMGILARTPEDQMKLSQRKIQFQTASNIAFALTCMPLVRFFGMGDEGRGFLITVTIFAVIQVLGYWNLFRISEGYDVYTPNENTGKGRTSLSVKEMFEQIYMNSQLLTLLFVNSMTSMSMFAISALLSYYYKYVIGNLDMISVHLFFMSLSSFAGSLIAPVIVKKLGKKPTFIFSTSINGIAYIILRLTGGRDPAIFIALVSLGALLGASGMSIGPALYSDTVEYGRWKTGKDGRAFIMSMFSMPIKIGVALSGAVVGYGLALIGYDPTAEVTAELVNGIVNLTTLIPIICAIVSALLFALFYKLTDEKVVESIKLNEEN
- a CDS encoding uroporphyrinogen decarboxylase family protein — translated: MNAQQLKEYRTQLYKDVYSGIIPDRFPVHDGLSAEYLIEYAGKDFLTTQYQYTTEILEEIGEKAMELVRGDSFSLAWVRNPISLMFQKSKAFVMSKTGFFQHPEVSGFEPEEYDEFIRNPFDFMVEKIAPRLNPALDTDPISRSVIFASAVLAQMEHQRVFDVANNMLAEKYGFFIAPPGTVGLQLIPFDFLADFSRGFTKIVLDIKRYPEKVLEALEALVPYAIWLGRTPKTSILGANMIMTHMATFLNRKDFEKFYWPTFYKLCHICAERGQSMSIFCEDDWTRYIEYLQELPQGTRLLMEYGDPQKFKDKLGKKMVLSGFYPVSLLKTGTKQQCIDKAKELIDILAPGGNYIFGFDKQALRLSDINPENYVAVMEYVLDNSKYTNAGQPVTTAKREDSIVKFSHTYPEFKSKYIVSFDEFIEDYPPADDRAEPLMRAAYDKYTSMVVPSLGGVF